In Nomascus leucogenys isolate Asia unplaced genomic scaffold, Asia_NLE_v1 000794F_90154_qpd_obj, whole genome shotgun sequence, a genomic segment contains:
- the LOC115834003 gene encoding LOW QUALITY PROTEIN: TBC1 domain family member 3G-like (The sequence of the model RefSeq protein was modified relative to this genomic sequence to represent the inferred CDS: inserted 1 base in 1 codon; deleted 1 base in 1 codon), protein QRELFYILLAYAEYNPEVGYRRNLSHIAALFLLYLPEEDAFWALVQLLASERHSLQGFHSPNGGXVQGLQDHQEHVVPTSQPKTMWHLDQDIDAGLCGQHLSLGWLLRTLMKISLGLTLCLWDVYLLQGKEALMHMTTIAFEVQKKRLKETSSGLCACIASQFCHHWARDDDTVLKHLRASVNKRGRKQADLPPPGPTALGRMCVAGNPQPVPTLGAVPGATRHATTASPRQAAHTPPLGSADYRLVLSVRPRGHRETPRTTEMQAGGAQPGKACMGSLEMLTTSVFLSAKAEQGSSAPRPVPASRGGKTLCKGDRQAPPGPPAQFQQPIWSASLPRAPRSSTPRPGGAVWEDTYPVGTQCVLSPALAQGGPQGSWRLLRWNSMPCLPTDLDVGDPWFLHYDFQQSCRVRAISQEDQLATCWQAEHSADGVRLAFAKLNNVGMDFRALQCTQH, encoded by the exons CAGCGGGAACTCTTCTAC ATACTCCTGGCATATGCGGAGTATAACCCG GAGGTGGGCTACCGCAGGAACCTGAGCCACATCGCCGCCTTGTTCCTCCTGTATCTGCCTGAGGAGGATGCATTCTGGGCCCTGGTGCAGCTGCTGGCCAGTGAGAGGCACTCCCTGCAGG GATTCCACAGCCCAAATGGCG CAGTCCAGGGGCTCCAAGACCATCAGGAGCATGTGGTACCCACGTCACAACCCAAGACCATGTGGCATCTG GACCAAGACATAGACGCTGGTCTATGCGGGCAGCATCTCTCGTTAGGCTGGCTTCTCCGGACGTTAATGAAG ATCTCTCTCGGGCTGACCCTGTGCCTGTGGGACGTTTACCTGCTACAAGGAAAAGAAGCACTGATGCACATGACCACCATTGCATTTGAGGTGCAGAAGA AGCGCCTCAAGGAGACCAGTTCCGGCCTGTGCGCATGCATCGCGAGCCAGTTCTGCCATCACTGGGCCAGGGATGATGACACGGTGCTCAAGCACCTCAGGGCCTCTGTGAACAAACGAGGGAGGAAGCAAGCGGACCTGCCACCCCCAG GCCCAACAGCCCTGGGACGAATGTGTGTGGCAGGAAACCCACAGCCAGTCCCAACCCTGGGGGCAGTCCCAGGAGCCACCCGCCATGCCACGACAGCTTCCCCACGCCAGGCAGCACACACCCCCCCTCTGGGATCAGCAGACTACAGGCTTGTCCTCAGTGTCAGGCCACGGGGCCACAGAGAGACCCCGAGGACTACAGAGATGCAGGCAGGTGGGGCCCAGCCCGGAAAGGCCTGCATGGGCTCCCTGGAGATGCTGACCACGTCTGTTTTCCTTTCAGCCAAAGCCGAGCAAGGGTCCTCGGCACCCAGGCCTGTGCCAGCTTCACGTGGTGGCAAGACCCTCTGCAAGGGGGACAGGCAGGCCCCTCCAGGCCCACCAGCCCAGTTCCAGCAGCCCATTTGGTCAGCTTCCCTGCCAAGGGCACCTCGTTCTTCCACACCCCGTCCTGGTGGGGCTGTCTGGGAAGACACCTACCCTGTGGGCACTCAGTGTGTGCTCAGCCcggccctggctcagggaggaCCTCAGGGTTCCTGGAGACTGCTGCGGTGGAACTCCATGCCCTGTCTCCCGACGGACCTGGATGTAGGGGACCCTTGGTTTCTCCATTATGATTTCCAACAGAGCTGCAGGGTCCGTGCCATATCCCAGGAGGACCAGCTGGCCACCTGCTGGCAGGCTGAACACTCTGCCGACGGAGTGAGATTGGCTTTCGCCAAACTGAACAATGTGGGCATGGACTTCCGGGCCCTGCAGTGCACCCAGCACTGA